In Cervus elaphus chromosome 31, mCerEla1.1, whole genome shotgun sequence, one DNA window encodes the following:
- the LOC122687529 gene encoding keratin-associated protein 13-1-like gives MSYSCCSGNFSSCSLGSYRRYPCSSFPSNLVYSADLCPRSSCQLGSSLYSQETCCEPIRTQTFRVVSRPCQTSCSRPRTPTFSSPCQTTLPVSLGCKSSSCSSLSSGSRSCYAVGCGSRGFRRLGYGICGFPSLGCGSGFCPPTYFSSSSCHSSCYRPTCGSGFYRSIC, from the coding sequence ATGTCCTACAGCTGCTGCTCTGGAAACTTCTCTTCTTGCTCCCTTGGGAGCTACCGGCGCTACCCATGTTCCTCCTTCCCCAGCAACCTGGTCTACAGCGCTGACCTCTGCCCCCGCAGCTCCTGCCAGCTGGGCTCCTCTCTCTACAGCCAGGAGACCTGCTGTGAGCCCATCAGGACCCAAACATTCCGTGTGGTGTCCCGTCCCTGCCAGACGTCCTGCTCCCGCCCGAGGACCCCCACGTTCTCCAGTCCCTGCCAGACGACTCTCCCTGTGTCTCTGGGCTGTAAGTCCAGCAGCTGCAGCTCCTTGAGCTCTGGATCCAGAAGCTGCTACGCAGTGGGCTGTGGATCCCGTGGCTTCAGACGCCTGGGCTATGGCATCTGTGGCTTCCCTTCCCTGGGCTGTGGATCCGGATTCTGCCCTCCAACCTACTTTTCGTCCAGTAGCTGCCATTCATCATGTTACAGACCAACCTGTGGATCTGGCTTCTATCGTTCAATTTGTTGA